One region of Syntrophobacter fumaroxidans MPOB genomic DNA includes:
- the cysQ gene encoding 3'(2'),5'-bisphosphate nucleotidase CysQ, giving the protein MTLIDLDHLSELAVTAGEAILEIYGTEFSVESKEDKSPLTLADKRSHRIIVDALRSRYPDIPVLSEEGREVPYAVRREWSRFWLVDPLDGTKEFVKRNGEFTVNIALIDGVNPVVGVILVPVLKRLFLADVGRGCWEIVEGRRRPLRIPAVPDGTVRIVESRSHPSPGLEPILKLLPAHEIVSRGSALKFCSVAAGEADFYPRFGPTWEWDTAAGQAIVTAAGGTVIDFKGKPFVYNKENLVNGPFLAIPSLHWARATGILEAVSRFDSAK; this is encoded by the coding sequence GTGACATTGATTGATCTCGACCATTTGTCCGAACTGGCAGTCACGGCCGGCGAGGCCATTCTCGAAATCTACGGCACGGAATTCAGCGTTGAATCCAAGGAAGACAAGTCCCCTTTGACCCTGGCGGACAAGCGTTCCCACCGGATCATCGTGGATGCCCTCCGTTCGCGGTATCCCGATATTCCGGTACTGTCCGAGGAAGGCAGGGAAGTTCCGTACGCGGTCCGCAGGGAATGGAGCCGGTTCTGGCTGGTGGATCCGCTCGACGGCACAAAGGAGTTCGTGAAACGAAACGGCGAGTTCACCGTGAACATTGCCTTGATAGACGGAGTCAACCCCGTCGTCGGCGTGATCCTTGTGCCGGTCCTGAAGCGGCTTTTCCTCGCCGATGTCGGCCGGGGGTGCTGGGAAATCGTCGAAGGTCGCAGGCGTCCCCTCCGCATCCCTGCCGTCCCCGACGGAACGGTGCGCATCGTGGAAAGCCGCTCGCATCCGTCTCCCGGTTTGGAGCCCATTCTAAAACTCCTTCCGGCCCATGAAATCGTGTCCAGGGGGAGTGCCTTGAAATTCTGCTCGGTCGCTGCCGGTGAAGCCGACTTCTATCCGCGCTTCGGCCCGACGTGGGAATGGGACACGGCAGCGGGACAGGCCATCGTGACCGCCGCCGGTGGAACGGTGATCGACTTCAAGGGAAAGCCGTTCGTCTACAACAAGGAAAATCTCGTCAACGGGCCGTTTCTCGCGATCCCCAGCCTGCATTGGGCCCGGGCGACCGGAATCCTCGAGGCCGTGTCGCGGTTCGATTCG
- a CDS encoding class I SAM-dependent methyltransferase translates to MKPFLVEMLVCPSCLPEEVGLCLTTVEADDEEVIRGSLACPSCREIFPIAEGTAVILPTGEPDDPSRTGYESSRALSAYLWSHYADLFGDAEACTAYREWASLIPPTEGVFLDAGCAVGRFSFEMSQKSHFVIGIDNSKSFIHTARKLLKNRSIDFGLVLEGELRENRRFELPGAWNTDRVEFLVADAQALPFRSETFSCLSSLNLVDKVPRPLVHLLELGRVARSSGSRLLFTDPFSWSTEAAAREHWLGGLPGGVFSGRGIDNVTSILKGERGGLRPPWTIEGQGSVWWKIRNHCNHFELIRSRYVTAVRPPIPLAPATG, encoded by the coding sequence ATGAAGCCATTTCTCGTTGAGATGCTCGTTTGCCCGAGCTGCCTCCCGGAGGAGGTCGGCCTGTGCCTCACAACGGTGGAAGCCGACGACGAAGAGGTGATCCGCGGCTCCCTTGCGTGCCCGTCCTGCCGGGAAATCTTCCCCATCGCCGAGGGTACGGCGGTGATCCTGCCGACCGGCGAACCGGACGATCCGTCGCGGACCGGCTATGAATCTTCCCGCGCCTTGTCCGCCTATCTCTGGAGCCACTACGCCGATCTCTTCGGCGATGCGGAAGCTTGCACCGCTTATCGTGAATGGGCGTCCCTGATCCCGCCGACGGAGGGTGTTTTTTTGGATGCGGGCTGCGCGGTGGGCCGGTTCAGCTTTGAAATGAGCCAGAAGAGTCATTTCGTGATCGGCATCGACAACTCGAAAAGCTTCATTCATACAGCCAGGAAGCTCCTGAAGAACCGGAGCATCGATTTTGGCCTTGTCCTCGAAGGAGAGTTGCGCGAAAATCGGCGCTTCGAGCTTCCCGGCGCCTGGAATACCGACAGGGTTGAATTCCTGGTCGCCGACGCCCAGGCTTTGCCTTTCCGGTCGGAGACGTTTTCCTGCCTTTCGTCTCTGAACCTGGTGGACAAGGTCCCCAGGCCGCTCGTCCATTTGCTCGAACTCGGCAGGGTGGCCCGATCGTCGGGTTCCCGGCTGCTTTTCACCGATCCGTTTTCCTGGTCCACGGAAGCCGCCGCCCGGGAACACTGGCTGGGAGGCCTGCCCGGAGGGGTGTTTTCGGGGAGAGGCATCGACAACGTCACGTCGATCCTCAAGGGGGAGCGCGGGGGGCTTCGCCCGCCCTGGACGATCGAGGGCCAGGGCAGCGTCTGGTGGAAGATCCGCAACCATTGCAACCACTTCGAACTGATCCGCAGCCGGTACGTTACGGCCGTGCGCCCTCCGATTCCGCTCGCACCCGCGACCGGTTGA
- a CDS encoding Sfum_1244 family protein, producing the protein MNIDIVQLRGQVQANCDISDANYAGVFSLCGLLLRLRDLHKWERGMAPWEEPEPHVLLEWVDARETYWEEIASRSLQPISMAGAVFDPFEMDSINGLLRPHGLVYGAGYAVGMKPTFFLAEVKDSTVIGTMTIDRIEKELARDIFMTPAMRRGGQIFARQLPMLFFLWDQILESRPSAREPLAYALAEYGLEPETMRRNAGTQGPRLKEVAEAELDTWVYHEVGEVCEKGFEGEIWHEIVATYTNSPVEIFARVVKDLLADTHAQGLLGHIIRRRKKSSLGFYLAFMRPFMRAVFPEFRPAFDRFKTNTDWSQIEDVRKAGHDKAHRLAHALIRLHRSGAGGNTEAVRDRIVSELIEPLGIKGALREGEQDDD; encoded by the coding sequence TTGAACATCGACATCGTCCAGCTCAGAGGCCAGGTCCAGGCGAACTGCGACATCTCCGACGCCAATTACGCCGGGGTGTTTTCCTTATGCGGCCTCCTGCTGCGGTTGCGGGACCTGCACAAGTGGGAACGCGGCATGGCCCCCTGGGAGGAACCGGAACCGCACGTTCTCCTGGAATGGGTCGACGCGCGGGAAACCTACTGGGAAGAAATCGCGTCCCGGAGCCTTCAGCCGATTTCGATGGCGGGAGCGGTCTTCGACCCTTTTGAAATGGATTCGATCAACGGCCTGCTTCGCCCTCACGGCCTCGTTTACGGGGCCGGGTATGCCGTCGGCATGAAACCGACCTTCTTTCTGGCGGAGGTGAAGGATTCCACAGTTATCGGCACAATGACGATCGATCGCATCGAGAAGGAATTGGCCAGGGACATCTTCATGACCCCGGCCATGCGGCGAGGCGGACAAATTTTCGCGCGGCAATTGCCCATGCTCTTTTTTCTCTGGGACCAGATACTGGAGTCGCGGCCGTCGGCCAGGGAACCGCTCGCCTACGCGCTTGCCGAATACGGCCTGGAACCGGAGACGATGCGGCGCAACGCCGGGACTCAGGGGCCCCGCTTGAAGGAAGTGGCCGAGGCCGAGCTCGACACCTGGGTTTACCACGAAGTGGGAGAAGTCTGCGAAAAGGGTTTTGAAGGGGAAATCTGGCACGAAATCGTCGCGACCTACACCAACAGCCCCGTGGAAATCTTCGCGCGGGTGGTCAAGGACCTGTTGGCGGATACCCATGCGCAGGGGCTGCTGGGCCATATCATCCGGCGGCGCAAGAAATCCTCACTGGGTTTTTACCTGGCGTTCATGCGCCCTTTCATGCGGGCCGTCTTTCCTGAATTCCGCCCGGCTTTCGACCGTTTCAAGACGAACACCGACTGGTCTCAGATCGAAGACGTCCGCAAGGCCGGGCATGACAAGGCCCATCGGCTCGCCCATGCGCTCATCCGCCTCCATCGGTCCGGCGCCGGCGGCAATACGGAAGCAGTGCGGGATCGCATCGTCTCCGAGCTGATCGAACCCCTCGGCATCAAGGGCGCGTTGCGCGAAGGCGAACAGGACGACGATTGA